One region of Pseudoalteromonas galatheae genomic DNA includes:
- a CDS encoding peptidylprolyl isomerase, with protein sequence MVVLETNHGEIRINLFADKAPETVANFLNYVNSEFYNGTIFHRVIDGFMVQGGGFASGMEQKPVEAPIKNEANNGVANKVGTLAMARTPDPHSATAQFFINVNDNDFLNFSSETSQGWGYCVFGEVVEGMDVVNKIKGVATGSSGFHQDVPLEDVIIEKAYVAE encoded by the coding sequence ATGGTTGTTTTAGAAACAAATCACGGCGAAATCCGTATTAATCTTTTCGCTGACAAAGCGCCTGAAACGGTAGCTAACTTCCTAAACTACGTAAACAGCGAGTTTTATAACGGTACTATTTTCCACCGTGTAATCGACGGCTTTATGGTTCAAGGTGGCGGATTTGCATCAGGTATGGAACAAAAACCAGTTGAAGCACCGATCAAAAACGAAGCAAACAACGGTGTTGCAAACAAAGTGGGTACCCTAGCAATGGCACGTACGCCAGATCCACACTCTGCAACTGCACAATTTTTTATCAATGTTAACGACAATGACTTCCTTAACTTCTCTAGCGAAACATCGCAAGGTTGGGGTTACTGTGTATTCGGCGAAGTTGTTGAAGGCATGGACGTTGTAAATAAGATTAAAGGTGTTGCTACTGGTTCTTCTGGTTTCCACCAAGACGTACCGCTTGAAGATGTGATCATCGAAAAAGCATACGTTGCTGAGTAA
- a CDS encoding UDP-2,3-diacylglucosamine diphosphatase: MGKTYFIADLHLTEHRTDITDAFFAFLDHHMTADVDALYILGDFFEVWIGDDEKDPYALSIAQKLRSLSHLGIQVFFIHGNRDFLIKQAFADECQMTLLPEQAVIDLYGTPTVILHGDEMCTQDEAYQKFRKKSRGWWWPRLMLAMPLWYRRRVAANARRKSIENQKGKPLEILDVTEEAVADMFAKHGVNNMIHGHTHRPEVHTYQDGKVRTVLGDWYSQSSYIVVDESGKQQLLCHPFE, translated from the coding sequence ATGGGTAAAACCTATTTTATCGCCGACTTGCATTTAACCGAGCACCGCACTGATATCACCGACGCATTTTTCGCTTTTCTCGACCATCATATGACCGCTGATGTCGACGCTTTATATATTCTGGGTGATTTTTTTGAAGTGTGGATTGGAGACGATGAAAAAGACCCCTACGCCCTAAGTATTGCACAAAAACTGCGAAGCTTGAGTCACCTTGGCATTCAAGTATTTTTTATTCACGGTAACCGTGACTTTTTAATCAAACAAGCCTTTGCTGACGAATGCCAAATGACTTTGCTCCCTGAACAAGCGGTAATAGATCTATACGGCACACCGACGGTGATTTTGCACGGCGACGAGATGTGTACACAAGACGAAGCCTATCAAAAGTTTCGTAAGAAGAGCCGCGGTTGGTGGTGGCCAAGACTGATGCTTGCTATGCCACTTTGGTATCGTCGCAGAGTCGCTGCAAATGCAAGACGTAAGAGCATTGAAAACCAAAAAGGCAAGCCCCTCGAGATTTTAGATGTCACCGAAGAAGCGGTGGCAGACATGTTCGCAAAACATGGCGTAAACAATATGATCCACGGCCACACCCACAGACCAGAAGTGCACACCTACCAAGATGGCAAGGTACGTACTGTACTTGGCGATTGGTATTCACAAAGCTCATATATCGTCGTTGACGAAAGCGGTAAACAGCAGCTCCTTTGCCATCCTTTTGAATAA
- the miaE gene encoding tRNA isopentenyl-2-thiomethyl-A-37 hydroxylase MiaE codes for MLEKYTDLLTPINQFLGCETPQAWIEKAKQSEHLPLLLIDHMHCELKAAQSAAFLIRKYAIDDASAKTLLSWLQPYEDFIYRSVGDGEFSGSKNELIGELTARPEYAYNQDILSKMVRLIKEELHHFEQVLEIIRARDIPVEYVQASRYASGMIKHIRTYEPAALVDKLIIGAYIEARSCERFAKLAPHLDQEIAKFYVSLLRSEARHYQDYIDLAHQVANATDPKRCDVVGRIQLFQQVENELISSPDPDFKFHSGAPI; via the coding sequence ATGTTAGAAAAGTACACAGATTTACTTACGCCTATTAACCAGTTTTTGGGTTGTGAAACCCCGCAAGCTTGGATTGAAAAAGCAAAGCAAAGCGAGCACTTACCATTATTGCTTATCGATCATATGCATTGTGAGCTAAAAGCGGCACAAAGCGCGGCCTTCTTAATTCGCAAATATGCAATAGATGATGCGTCTGCAAAAACACTGTTAAGTTGGTTGCAACCTTACGAAGATTTTATTTATCGCAGTGTTGGTGATGGCGAGTTTTCAGGCAGTAAAAATGAATTGATAGGTGAGCTAACTGCACGACCTGAATATGCTTACAATCAAGATATTTTGAGTAAGATGGTGAGGCTTATTAAAGAAGAGCTACATCACTTTGAACAGGTGCTAGAAATCATAAGGGCACGTGATATTCCTGTTGAGTACGTACAAGCATCTCGCTATGCGTCTGGAATGATCAAACACATTCGCACTTATGAACCCGCAGCCTTGGTTGATAAACTGATCATTGGTGCTTACATTGAGGCTCGTTCATGTGAACGTTTCGCTAAACTTGCGCCACACTTAGATCAAGAAATTGCTAAGTTTTATGTGTCGCTATTGCGCTCAGAAGCCAGACATTACCAAGACTATATTGATTTAGCGCATCAAGTTGCCAACGCAACCGATCCTAAGCGCTGTGACGTAGTTGGGCGCATTCAACTATTTCAGCAAGTGGAAAACGAGCTTATCAGCTCACCGGACCCCGATTTCAAGTTTCACTCAGGTGCGCCTATTTAA
- a CDS encoding Yip1 family protein — protein sequence MIFNHLWGLYAHPHEEWQTIDNRHESMFYSLSHIALIALIPSIMGYYSSVYLGWSVGTGEAVYLTHESALLIGVAMYCALIAGVFILAYLAHWMAITFGSTPTYTQTLELSAYTATPMFMSAFAAFYPELWFVVSVGMVALAYSVYLLYTGVPILMHIPEERGFIYASSVVTCGLVLLVIILAATAILWTNGIISPTFT from the coding sequence ATGATCTTTAATCATCTATGGGGCTTATATGCTCACCCGCACGAAGAGTGGCAAACAATTGATAACCGTCACGAAAGCATGTTTTACAGTTTGTCACATATCGCACTAATTGCGCTTATTCCCAGTATTATGGGCTACTATTCTTCCGTTTACTTAGGCTGGAGTGTAGGCACCGGAGAAGCTGTCTATTTAACTCATGAGTCGGCACTCTTGATTGGCGTTGCTATGTATTGTGCGCTCATCGCTGGTGTATTTATTTTGGCATATCTAGCGCATTGGATGGCCATTACCTTTGGTTCTACACCAACTTACACTCAAACACTTGAGCTTTCTGCCTACACCGCAACTCCGATGTTTATGTCAGCTTTTGCTGCGTTTTATCCTGAACTTTGGTTTGTGGTTTCAGTTGGCATGGTAGCACTTGCTTATTCGGTTTACCTGCTGTACACCGGTGTGCCCATTTTGATGCATATTCCAGAAGAGCGTGGCTTTATTTATGCAAGCTCAGTGGTTACTTGTGGTCTTGTGTTGCTGGTTATCATCCTTGCCGCTACCGCGATTTTGTGGACAAATGGCATCATTAGCCCAACTTTCACTTAA
- a CDS encoding 4a-hydroxytetrahydrobiopterin dehydratase, with the protein MSDLSAQKCEACRADAPKVSDEELAVLIKQIPDWVPEVRDGIMQLERVYKFKNFKQAIAFTNKVGDMAEAEGHHPGLLTEWGKVTVTWWSHSIKGLHKNDFICAAKTDEVFEAL; encoded by the coding sequence ATGTCTGATTTAAGTGCACAAAAATGTGAAGCGTGTCGTGCGGATGCGCCTAAAGTATCAGATGAAGAACTAGCGGTTCTAATCAAACAGATCCCTGATTGGGTACCTGAAGTACGCGATGGTATTATGCAACTTGAGCGTGTTTACAAGTTTAAAAACTTTAAACAAGCAATTGCGTTCACAAACAAGGTGGGCGATATGGCTGAAGCAGAAGGCCATCATCCAGGCTTGCTTACCGAGTGGGGTAAAGTGACCGTGACTTGGTGGAGCCATTCAATTAAAGGTCTGCACAAGAACGATTTTATTTGTGCCGCTAAAACGGACGAAGTATTCGAGGCGCTATAA